One window of the Corticium candelabrum chromosome 7, ooCorCand1.1, whole genome shotgun sequence genome contains the following:
- the LOC134182535 gene encoding uncharacterized protein LOC134182535 has protein sequence MKEAIRSKTPKREELVATVMLLKRQLAEKDVQLQSKSKEVADKDRKVASLKARLARIRDVANVESDEVVEDDVTAARVQSTASSSAQSTENDHRCDPYSCRVLRAIQGVGSTRWYPLGRDCDETPDHLNKFTVHVNDCDKVQALFDVMAQKVGEKQAADKLLDACKTYKAQYMRQSKKQWTKCNLGRCF, from the exons ATGAaagaagccataagat CAAAGACACCAAAGAGAGAGGAGCTCGTAGCTACA GTGATGTTACTGAAAAGACAGCTGGCAGAGAAAGACGTGCAATTACAATCAAAAAGCAAAGAAGTGGCAGATAAAGACAGGAAGGTGGCATCTTTGAAAGCACGATTGGCAAGAATCAGAGACGTAGCTAATGTTGAGAGTGATGAG GTTGTGGAAGATGATGTGACTGCAGCCAGAGTTCAATCTACTGCTAGCTCGAGTGCTCAGTCAACAG AGAATGATCATAGATGTGATCCGTATTCTTGTCGAGTTCTACGGGCAATTCAAGGAGTTGGCTCTACCAGATGGTATCCACTCGGTCGTGATTGTGATGAAACACCAGATCACCTGAACAAATTCACTGTTCATGTCAACGATTGTGATAAAGTTCAAGCTTTATTTGATGTGATGGCACAGAAAGTAGGAGAAAAACAAGCAGCAGACAAACTACTTGACGCTTGCAAAACATACAAAGCCCAATATATGCGTCAGTCAAAGAagcaatggacaaaatgtaaTTTGGGAAGGTGTTTTTGA